One part of the Spiroplasma turonicum genome encodes these proteins:
- a CDS encoding rod shape-determining protein, with the protein MASWDRKKEFVALDLGTANVVAYLGGQGIIYNEPSTMAYDVHTNTVIASGEMAYEMVGKTNDDVRMVVPLVDGVIADLDAAKDLIKIIFSRIKLSDILKNALVVLACPSGVTELERGALKQVVVDMGARKVLVEEEVKLSAIGAGINISLASGHLVVDIGGGTTDIAIISAGDIIISRSIKVAGNHFDEEIRKYIRAEYNVLVGIKTAEKIKIEIGSLTKIDNGRTFRAFGRDVISGLPREVIIAPDEVKNALLAPFSKITDLIVEVMENTPAELAGDIIRNGITICGGGALIRGIDSYFESIFQLKVIKAQDPLLTVIEGAKEYEKQAEKWLEIVDLRDSREYVIK; encoded by the coding sequence ATGGCATCATGAGACCGTAAAAAAGAATTCGTAGCTCTTGACCTAGGTACAGCAAACGTTGTTGCATATCTTGGTGGGCAAGGGATCATTTATAATGAACCTTCAACAATGGCATACGATGTTCACACAAATACAGTTATCGCATCTGGAGAAATGGCTTATGAAATGGTTGGTAAAACTAATGATGATGTAAGAATGGTTGTACCACTAGTTGATGGAGTTATTGCTGATTTAGATGCAGCAAAAGATTTGATTAAAATCATATTCTCTCGTATTAAATTATCAGACATCTTAAAAAATGCTTTAGTAGTTCTTGCTTGCCCTTCAGGAGTTACTGAATTAGAAAGAGGAGCATTAAAACAAGTTGTTGTTGATATGGGAGCTAGAAAAGTTCTTGTTGAAGAAGAAGTAAAATTATCAGCAATCGGAGCTGGAATTAACATATCACTTGCAAGTGGACACTTAGTTGTTGATATCGGGGGAGGAACTACTGATATAGCAATTATCTCAGCTGGAGATATCATTATTTCTAGATCTATAAAAGTTGCTGGAAATCACTTTGACGAAGAAATAAGAAAATATATTCGTGCAGAATACAATGTTCTTGTAGGGATAAAAACTGCAGAAAAAATCAAAATAGAAATAGGTTCATTAACAAAAATTGATAATGGACGTACATTTAGAGCATTTGGTCGTGATGTAATTTCTGGATTACCAAGAGAAGTTATTATAGCACCAGATGAAGTTAAAAATGCATTGTTAGCACCATTCTCAAAAATAACTGATTTAATTGTTGAAGTTATGGAAAACACACCTGCTGAATTAGCTGGAGATATCATTAGAAATGGTATAACAATATGTGGTGGTGGAGCTTTAATTAGAGGAATCGATTCTTACTTTGAATCAATATTCCAATTAAAAGTAATAAAAGCCCAAGATCCATTATTAACTGTTATTGAAGGTGCTAAAGAATACGAAAAACAAGCTGAAAAATGACTTGAAATTGTAGACTTACGTGATTCTAGAGAATACGTGATTAAATAA
- the rnmV gene encoding ribonuclease M5 — protein sequence MKIMQVVVVEGFSDTIKLKKIFGKENIDTIETNGLAITNQKLNLLADLNKTRGLIIFTDPDGPGIKIRDIINTYLNFKCFNAFINKKTIKNSKKIGIAEASDEEIKRALNELIIFNKNEESLSWNEFLINNFFEASNRKKIAEHFNWSEKINNKRLFKWLNYLNLSAHDIKKILEE from the coding sequence ATGAAAATTATGCAAGTTGTAGTTGTTGAAGGGTTCTCTGATACTATAAAACTTAAAAAGATTTTCGGAAAAGAAAATATAGATACCATTGAAACTAACGGTCTTGCAATAACAAATCAAAAATTAAATTTATTAGCAGATCTTAATAAAACACGAGGTTTAATAATTTTCACAGATCCTGATGGACCTGGAATTAAAATCCGTGATATTATTAATACCTATCTTAATTTTAAATGTTTTAACGCATTTATCAATAAAAAAACAATTAAAAATTCAAAAAAAATAGGAATTGCAGAAGCAAGTGATGAAGAAATCAAAAGAGCTTTGAATGAATTAATAATCTTTAATAAAAATGAAGAATCATTGTCGTGAAATGAATTTTTAATTAATAATTTTTTTGAGGCTTCTAATAGAAAAAAAATAGCAGAGCATTTTAATTGAAGTGAAAAGATTAATAACAAGAGACTTTTTAAGTGATTAAACTATCTTAACTTATCGGCACATGACATAAAAAAAATATTAGAGGAATAA